A DNA window from Vanacampus margaritifer isolate UIUO_Vmar chromosome 19, RoL_Vmar_1.0, whole genome shotgun sequence contains the following coding sequences:
- the LOC144039813 gene encoding intersectin-2-like isoform X1, whose amino-acid sequence MNGGSGTAWSISPEERGKHDKQFNTLAPVLGYVSGEQAREFFLQSGLPPSVLAEIWNLADMDGDGKMDRQEFSIAMKLVKLKLQGRSLPAALPMGLRQLSDANVPAPSSARYGMGSLPNLSFGMPPSMSAMSILTPIPANPPMRPAPPMMMLPLVAPLGNAGFPRCHLHFLAPAPPMAAGLPLSGFSSPLTFSPPGSSGMSQANSLVDLGSSSSNSSSTTSLASNSPKTTLGSSDWAVPQASRLKYRQQFNTLDKLMSGYLSGPQVRNALIASNLTQTQLATIWNLADVDKDGQLRADEFILAMHLVDTAKTGCPLPLTLPQDLIPPPMRGVHKCSELVNGTGPYGSPSLIDTLEIEPILKNKSSVSFEDKLKENFARGSAELEKRRQALEDQQRKERERRAREEREDRERREREAREMEQRRRLEEERRLERQREVERQREEERLKEMERKEAAKQELERQRREQWERSRRDELGRTREGERQELSQLRAKKKSLELELQAVGNKHKQISDRLRDAQSKRHIRKAEVELVNQKRDARIAEINTLQLQFEEWQMKLSLLVPEQQKLTEKLRNMNLNKILPLTLASLAANVSDKGVNCRKLKDQLDALQKETTGKLAQMEQYNKELKLEDMDDCLLRALLSLLACLSQLFLLFKELREKQAKQQSVLDDLQRVKEEKLRELKRRREEEEERRRRMEEEERRRRKEEEERERRRKEDEEKERRRKEEEEEERWRKEEEERERQRKEEEEARYHNFRNRTSDSSQACKISALWNIFRHRQAKLEQERIAREEAARQWEEEERKRREEEQKKKAEEEAQAASRVTLYKALYSFAARNKDELSIDADCLIEVDEQTVGEPGWLYGSYRGNKGWFPHSYAEKHRETGPSSPGSTSCPPMLPVSRVRDGQLTGDNGVPPLQSDTSQFQAPVLTRVMSPWLPTTTEPNLNLPFSEGEICTDTETLDGGDSVQLEEYVALYTYESPEAGDLTFEEGDVVVVTEREGEWWRGCIGDQTGVFPSNYVRPVESEVSRAGGPTKKPEIAQAVAAAAAVAPTIHQLHLSPGQLIVVLAKNSTGWWLGELQARGKKRPRGWVQSSHVKLLGPSSNKSSPSPLPVCQVIAMYDYTAANPDELSFSKGQLINVLDKTNPDWWKGETDGVTGLLPTNYVKMTTESDPSQQWCADLMTLDTMSPQERKRQGYIHELIHTEETYVNDLELVLEVFYKPMTESGRLTEAEMAVIFVNWRELIMCNSKLLKALRVRKKTGGDNMPVQLIGELLASELTHMQPYVRFCSCQLNAAALLQSKTHEQPEFKDFLKKIATNYRCKGMPLSSFLLKPMQRITRYPLLIKNILEHTPDHHADQSPLKEALERAEELCSQVNEGVREKENSDRLEWIQSHVQCDGAIEHLVFNSLTNCLGPRKLLHSGRLHKTKSSRELWAFLFNDFLLLTQAAKSLSSSGADKLFSPKSNIQLKMYKTPLFLNEVLVKMPPDPSSDEPLFLVSHIDRVYSLRTDTLNERAAWVQKIKVASELFIDTEKKKREKAYQARSLKMSGIGRLLVTVSEAQELKACRPNGKSNPYCELTMGPQCYTSRAASNTLNPKWNFNCQFFVKDLYQDVLCITVFEKDQFSPDDFLGRTEVPVATIKKEMESKGAASRRLLLHEVPTGEVWVKLDLQLYEPTAK is encoded by the exons ATGAACG GTGGATCCGGCACGGCGTGGTCCATCTCCCCAGAGGAGCGTGGGAAACACGACAAGCAGTTTAACACCTTGGCCCCCGTCCTGGGCTACGTCTCAG GCGAACAAGCCCGAGAATTCTTCCTGCAGTCGGGCCTGCCGCCGTCCGTCCTGGCCGAGATCTG GAACCTGGCCGACATGGACGGCGACGGCAAGATGGACAGGCAGGAGTTTTCCATCGCCATGAAGCTGGTTAAACTAAAGCTCCAGGGCCGGAGTTTACCCGCTGCGCTTCCGATGGGCTTGAGGCAGCTTTCTGACGCTAATGTCCCCGCCCCTTCGTCGGCCCGctacg GGATGGGCTCTTTGCCGAACCTCTCGTTTGGCATGCCGCCGTCCATGTCCGCCATGTCCATCTTAACCCCCATCCCCGCTAACCCCCCCATGCGACCAGCGCCGCCCATGATGATGCTGCCTCTCGTTGCCCCGCTGGGAAACGCCGGCTTCCCGCGCTGCCACCTGCACTTCCTCGCCCCTGCGCCTCCCATGGCCGCAG GCCTTCCTCTCTCTGGTTTTTCCTCTCCGCTGACATTTTCTCCGCCTGGGAGCAGCGGCATGTCTCAGGCCAACTCTCTGGTGGACCTTGGATCCAGCAG ttccaaCTCTTCGTCCACCACTTCGCTGGCCAGCAACTCCCCCAAGACGACGTTGGGGTCGAGCGATTGGGCCGTACCTCAAGCGTCCAGGCTCAAGTACCGGCAGCAGTTCAACACGCTGGACAAGCTCATGAGCGGCTACTTGTCAG gaCCTCAAGTGAGAAACGCACTGATTGCGTCCAATCTAACGCAGACTCAGCTGGCTACAATCTG GAACCTGGCAGACGTAGACAAGGACGGCCAGCTAAGGGCCGACGAGTTCATCCTGGCGATGCATCTGGTGGACACGGCCAAGACGGGCTGCCCGCTGCCGCTCACTCTGCCCCAAGACCTCATACCGCCTCCTATGAG AGGAGTCCACAAGTGCAGTGAGCTTGTCAATGGCACCGGACCTTATGGTAGCCCCTCTTTAATTGACACACTGGAGATAGAACCTATCCTGAAGAACAAGAGCAGTG TGTCCTTCGAGGACAAGCTGAAGGAGAACTTCGCACGGGGCAGCGCCGAGCTGGAGAAGCGAAGGCAGGCGCTGGAGGATCAGCAGAGGAAGGAGCGCGAGCGTAGGGCCCGCGAGGAGAGGGAGGACAGGGagcggcgggagagggaggccCGCGAAATGGAGCAGCGGCGGCGACTGGAGGAGGAGCGGCGCTTGGAGAGGCAGCGCGAGGTGGAGCGGCAGCGTGAGGAAGAGAGGTTGAAGGAGATGGAAAGGAAGGAG GCAGCCAAGCAGGAGCTAGAGCGTCAGCGCCGGGAGCAATGGGAGCGCAGCCGTAGGGACGAGCTGGGCAGGACGCGCGAGGGCGAGCGCCAGGAACTCTCTCAGCTGCGAGCCAAGAAGAAGAGTCTGGAATTGGAGCTGCAGGCCGTG GGCAACAAGCACAAGCAGATCTCGGACCGCCTGCGCGATGCCCAGAGCAAGAGACACATCcggaaggccgaagtggagctCGTCAACCAGAAGAGGGACGCGCGCATTGCGGAGATCAACACGCTGCAGCTTCAGTTTGAG GAATGGCAGATGAAGCTCTCCTTGTTGGTTCCTGAGCAACAAAAGCTGACTGAGAAGCTGCGTAACATGAACCTCAACAAAATATTAC CTCTGACGTTGGCTTCCCTGGCCGCCAACGTAAGCGACAAAGGCGTCAACTGTCGCAAGCTGAAGGACCAGCTGGACGCGCTGCAGAAGGAAACCACAGGCAAGCTGGCACAAATGGAACAATACAACAAAGAACTCAAG CTTGAGGACATGGATGACTGTCTCCTGCGTGCACTTCTGTCTCTGCTGGCCTGTCTCAGCCAACTCTTTCTTCTCTTCAAG GAGCTGAGGGAGAAGCAGGCCAAGCAGCAGTCTGTCCTGGACGACTTGCAACGCGTCAAGGAGGAGAAACTGCGGGAGTTGAAGAGACGcagggaggaggaagaagagcggCGGAGGAGaatggaggaagaggaaaggcggaggaggaaggaagaggaggagcgaGAGAGACGGAGGAAAGAGGACGAAGAAAAGGAGAGACGgcggaaagaggaggaggaggaagagagatggaggaaagaggaagaggagcggGAGAGGCAgagaaaagaggaggaggaagccaggtaccacaatttcagaaATAGAACATCCGACAGCTCTCAGGCATGTAAAATCTCTGCTCTTTGGAACATTTTTCGACACAGACAGGCAAAGCTGGAGCAGGAGAGGATAGCTAGGGAGGAGGCGGCGCGTCagtgggaggaagaggagcgaaaaaggagggaggaggagcagAAAAAGAAAGCTGAAGAGGAGGCGCAGGCAGCCTCCAGAGTGACGCTTTACAAAGCGCTGTACTCCTTCGCAGCTCGCAACAAGGACGAGCTGAGCATCGACGCCGACTGCCTCATCGAG GTGGACGAGCAGACGGTGGGCGAGCCGGGCTGGCTGTACGGCAGTTACCGTGGAAACAAGGGCTGGTTCCCTCACAGCTACGCCGAGAAACACCGCGAGACGGGCCCCTCGTCGCCTGGATCGACTTCCTGTCCTCCTATGCTTCCTGTCTCCAG AGTCCGAGATGGCCAATTAACAGGCGACAATGGAGTTCCTCCCCTCCAATCAGACACGTCGCAG TTTCAAGCTCCTGTCCTGACTCGGGTCATGTCCCCCTGGTTGCCCACCACCACTGAACCAAACCTCAACCTCCCATTCAGCGAGGGTGAAATCTGCACAGA CACGGAAACACTGGACGGAGGCGACAGTGTTCAACTCGAAG AGTATGTGGCGCTGTACACTTACGAGAGCCCTGAAGCGGGCGACCTCACCTTCGAGGAGGGCGACGTGGTGGTGGTGACGGAGCGAGAAGGGGAGTGGTGGCGAGGGTGCATCGGCGACCAGACCGGCGTGTTCCCGTCCAACTATGTGAGGCCTGTGGAGTCAGAG GTGTCAAGAGCTGGTGGGCCAACCAAGAAGCCTG AGATCGCTCAGGCCGTCGCTGCCGCTGCCGCCGTTGCCCCAACGATACATCAGCTCCATCTGTCGCCCGGACAACTTATCGTGGTCCTGGCCAAGAACTCAACCGGCTGGTGGCTGGGAGAACTGCAG GCTCGTGGCAAGAAGCGTCCGAGAGGCTGGGTTCAGTCCTCCCACGTCAAGCTGCTCGGACCCTCCAGCAACAAGTCGTCCCCCTCACCTCTGCCAG TATGCCAAGTAATCGCCATGTACGACTACACGGCGGCCAATCCTGACGAGCTGAGCTTTTCCAAAGGCCAGCTCATCAACGTCTTAGACAAGACCAACCCGGATTGGTGGAAAGGGGAGACCGACGGCGTTACGGGCCTGCTGCCCACCAACTACGTCAAGATGACCACCGAGTCTGACCCCAGTCAGCAAT GGTGCGCGGACCTGATGACCCTGGACACGATGAGCCCGCAGGAAAGGAAGAGGCAGGGTTACATCCATGAGCTCATCCACACCGAGGAGACCTACGTGAACGACCTGGAGCTGGTGCTGGAG GTTTTCTACAAGCCTATGACAGAATCGGGTCGGCTAACAGAAGCGGAGATGGCCGTCATCTTTGTCAACTGGCGAGAGCTCATCATGTGCAACAGCAAACTGCTCAA GGCGCTGCGTGTGCGCAAGAAGACGGGTGGCGACAACATGCCGGTGCAGCTGATCGGCGAGCTGCTTGCGTCGGAGCTGACGCACATGCAGCCTTACGTGCGCTTCTGCTCGTGCCAGCTCAACGCCGCCGCCCTTCTGCAGAGCAAAACGCACGAGCAGCCGGAATTCAAGGACTTCCTCAAA AAGATCGCCACAAACTACCGCTGTAAAGGAATGCCTCTGTCCAGCTTCCTCCTCAAGCCCATGCAGAGAATCACACGCTACCCTCTGCTCATCAAGAAC ATCCTGGAGCACACGCCCGACCACCATGCGGACCAGTCGCCCCTGAAGGAGGCTCTGGAGCGGGCCGAGGAGCTGTGCTCTCAGGTCAACGAGGGCGTGAGGGAGAAGGAGAACTCAGATCGCCTCGAGTGGATTCAGAGCCACGTGCAGTGCGATGGAGCCATCGAG CACTTGGTGTTTAACTCGCTCACCAATTGCCTCGGACCACGCAAGCTGCTCCACAGCGGTCGTCTGCACAAAACCAAGAGCAGCCGGGAATTATGGGCGTTCCTCTTCAACGATTTCCTGCTCCTGACGCAGGCCGCCAAATCGTTGTCCTCCTCCGGGGCCGACAAGCTTTTCAGCCCCAAGAGTAACATCCAGCTCAAGATGTACAAAACG CCGTTGTTCCTCAACGAGGTTTTGGTCAAAATGCCGCCGGACCCGTCGAGCGATGAGCCGCTATTCCTCGTCTCGCATATCGACCGTGTCTACTCGCTCAGGACAGACACATTGAATGAAAG GGCGGCATGGGTGCAGAAAATCAAAGTGGCGTCTGAGCTTTTCATCGATACGGAGAAGAAAAAACGGGAGAAGGCGTATCAAG CTCGCTCTCTGAAGATGAGCGGCATCGGCAGGCTACTTGTGACCGTTTCTGAGGCCCAAGAGCTCAAAGCTTGCAGGCCCAacg GCAAGAGCAACCCTTACTGCGAGCTGACCATGGGACCCCAGTGCTACACGTCACGAGCCGCAAGCAACACGCTAAACCCCAAATGGAACTTCAACTGCCAGTTCTTCGTCAAAGACCTCTACCAGGACGTCCTGTGCATCACCGTCTTTGAGAAGGACCAGTTCTCACCAGATG ACTTCCTGGGTCGCACTGAGGTTCCAGTGGCGACCATCAAGAAGGAAATGGAGAGCAAAGGCGCCGCCAGTCGTCGCCTGCTGCTCCACGAAGTTCCCACCGGGGAAGTCTGGGTCAAGCTGGACCTGCAGCTCTATGAGCCGACGGCCAAATGA
- the LOC144039813 gene encoding intersectin-2-like isoform X2, with product MNGGSGTAWSISPEERGKHDKQFNTLAPVLGYVSGEQAREFFLQSGLPPSVLAEIWNLADMDGDGKMDRQEFSIAMKLVKLKLQGRSLPAALPMGLRQLSDANVPAPSSARYGMGSLPNLSFGMPPSMSAMSILTPIPANPPMRPAPPMMMLPLVAPLGNAGFPRCHLHFLAPAPPMAAGLPLSGFSSPLTFSPPGSSGMSQANSLVDLGSSSSNSSSTTSLASNSPKTTLGSSDWAVPQASRLKYRQQFNTLDKLMSGYLSGPQVRNALIASNLTQTQLATIWNLADVDKDGQLRADEFILAMHLVDTAKTGCPLPLTLPQDLIPPPMRGVHKCSELVNGTGPYGSPSLIDTLEIEPILKNKSSVSFEDKLKENFARGSAELEKRRQALEDQQRKERERRAREEREDRERREREAREMEQRRRLEEERRLERQREVERQREEERLKEMERKEAAKQELERQRREQWERSRRDELGRTREGERQELSQLRAKKKSLELELQAVGNKHKQISDRLRDAQSKRHIRKAEVELVNQKRDARIAEINTLQLQFEEWQMKLSLLVPEQQKLTEKLRNMNLNKILPLTLASLAANVSDKGVNCRKLKDQLDALQKETTGKLAQMEQYNKELKLEDMDDCLLRALLSLLACLSQLFLLFKELREKQAKQQSVLDDLQRVKEEKLRELKRRREEEEERRRRMEEEERRRRKEEEERERRRKEDEEKERRRKEEEEEERWRKEEEERERQRKEEEEARQAKLEQERIAREEAARQWEEEERKRREEEQKKKAEEEAQAASRVTLYKALYSFAARNKDELSIDADCLIEVDEQTVGEPGWLYGSYRGNKGWFPHSYAEKHRETGPSSPGSTSCPPMLPVSRVRDGQLTGDNGVPPLQSDTSQFQAPVLTRVMSPWLPTTTEPNLNLPFSEGEICTDTETLDGGDSVQLEEYVALYTYESPEAGDLTFEEGDVVVVTEREGEWWRGCIGDQTGVFPSNYVRPVESEVSRAGGPTKKPEIAQAVAAAAAVAPTIHQLHLSPGQLIVVLAKNSTGWWLGELQARGKKRPRGWVQSSHVKLLGPSSNKSSPSPLPVCQVIAMYDYTAANPDELSFSKGQLINVLDKTNPDWWKGETDGVTGLLPTNYVKMTTESDPSQQWCADLMTLDTMSPQERKRQGYIHELIHTEETYVNDLELVLEVFYKPMTESGRLTEAEMAVIFVNWRELIMCNSKLLKALRVRKKTGGDNMPVQLIGELLASELTHMQPYVRFCSCQLNAAALLQSKTHEQPEFKDFLKKIATNYRCKGMPLSSFLLKPMQRITRYPLLIKNILEHTPDHHADQSPLKEALERAEELCSQVNEGVREKENSDRLEWIQSHVQCDGAIEHLVFNSLTNCLGPRKLLHSGRLHKTKSSRELWAFLFNDFLLLTQAAKSLSSSGADKLFSPKSNIQLKMYKTPLFLNEVLVKMPPDPSSDEPLFLVSHIDRVYSLRTDTLNERAAWVQKIKVASELFIDTEKKKREKAYQARSLKMSGIGRLLVTVSEAQELKACRPNGKSNPYCELTMGPQCYTSRAASNTLNPKWNFNCQFFVKDLYQDVLCITVFEKDQFSPDDFLGRTEVPVATIKKEMESKGAASRRLLLHEVPTGEVWVKLDLQLYEPTAK from the exons ATGAACG GTGGATCCGGCACGGCGTGGTCCATCTCCCCAGAGGAGCGTGGGAAACACGACAAGCAGTTTAACACCTTGGCCCCCGTCCTGGGCTACGTCTCAG GCGAACAAGCCCGAGAATTCTTCCTGCAGTCGGGCCTGCCGCCGTCCGTCCTGGCCGAGATCTG GAACCTGGCCGACATGGACGGCGACGGCAAGATGGACAGGCAGGAGTTTTCCATCGCCATGAAGCTGGTTAAACTAAAGCTCCAGGGCCGGAGTTTACCCGCTGCGCTTCCGATGGGCTTGAGGCAGCTTTCTGACGCTAATGTCCCCGCCCCTTCGTCGGCCCGctacg GGATGGGCTCTTTGCCGAACCTCTCGTTTGGCATGCCGCCGTCCATGTCCGCCATGTCCATCTTAACCCCCATCCCCGCTAACCCCCCCATGCGACCAGCGCCGCCCATGATGATGCTGCCTCTCGTTGCCCCGCTGGGAAACGCCGGCTTCCCGCGCTGCCACCTGCACTTCCTCGCCCCTGCGCCTCCCATGGCCGCAG GCCTTCCTCTCTCTGGTTTTTCCTCTCCGCTGACATTTTCTCCGCCTGGGAGCAGCGGCATGTCTCAGGCCAACTCTCTGGTGGACCTTGGATCCAGCAG ttccaaCTCTTCGTCCACCACTTCGCTGGCCAGCAACTCCCCCAAGACGACGTTGGGGTCGAGCGATTGGGCCGTACCTCAAGCGTCCAGGCTCAAGTACCGGCAGCAGTTCAACACGCTGGACAAGCTCATGAGCGGCTACTTGTCAG gaCCTCAAGTGAGAAACGCACTGATTGCGTCCAATCTAACGCAGACTCAGCTGGCTACAATCTG GAACCTGGCAGACGTAGACAAGGACGGCCAGCTAAGGGCCGACGAGTTCATCCTGGCGATGCATCTGGTGGACACGGCCAAGACGGGCTGCCCGCTGCCGCTCACTCTGCCCCAAGACCTCATACCGCCTCCTATGAG AGGAGTCCACAAGTGCAGTGAGCTTGTCAATGGCACCGGACCTTATGGTAGCCCCTCTTTAATTGACACACTGGAGATAGAACCTATCCTGAAGAACAAGAGCAGTG TGTCCTTCGAGGACAAGCTGAAGGAGAACTTCGCACGGGGCAGCGCCGAGCTGGAGAAGCGAAGGCAGGCGCTGGAGGATCAGCAGAGGAAGGAGCGCGAGCGTAGGGCCCGCGAGGAGAGGGAGGACAGGGagcggcgggagagggaggccCGCGAAATGGAGCAGCGGCGGCGACTGGAGGAGGAGCGGCGCTTGGAGAGGCAGCGCGAGGTGGAGCGGCAGCGTGAGGAAGAGAGGTTGAAGGAGATGGAAAGGAAGGAG GCAGCCAAGCAGGAGCTAGAGCGTCAGCGCCGGGAGCAATGGGAGCGCAGCCGTAGGGACGAGCTGGGCAGGACGCGCGAGGGCGAGCGCCAGGAACTCTCTCAGCTGCGAGCCAAGAAGAAGAGTCTGGAATTGGAGCTGCAGGCCGTG GGCAACAAGCACAAGCAGATCTCGGACCGCCTGCGCGATGCCCAGAGCAAGAGACACATCcggaaggccgaagtggagctCGTCAACCAGAAGAGGGACGCGCGCATTGCGGAGATCAACACGCTGCAGCTTCAGTTTGAG GAATGGCAGATGAAGCTCTCCTTGTTGGTTCCTGAGCAACAAAAGCTGACTGAGAAGCTGCGTAACATGAACCTCAACAAAATATTAC CTCTGACGTTGGCTTCCCTGGCCGCCAACGTAAGCGACAAAGGCGTCAACTGTCGCAAGCTGAAGGACCAGCTGGACGCGCTGCAGAAGGAAACCACAGGCAAGCTGGCACAAATGGAACAATACAACAAAGAACTCAAG CTTGAGGACATGGATGACTGTCTCCTGCGTGCACTTCTGTCTCTGCTGGCCTGTCTCAGCCAACTCTTTCTTCTCTTCAAG GAGCTGAGGGAGAAGCAGGCCAAGCAGCAGTCTGTCCTGGACGACTTGCAACGCGTCAAGGAGGAGAAACTGCGGGAGTTGAAGAGACGcagggaggaggaagaagagcggCGGAGGAGaatggaggaagaggaaaggcggaggaggaaggaagaggaggagcgaGAGAGACGGAGGAAAGAGGACGAAGAAAAGGAGAGACGgcggaaagaggaggaggaggaagagagatggaggaaagaggaagaggagcggGAGAGGCAgagaaaagaggaggaggaagccag ACAGGCAAAGCTGGAGCAGGAGAGGATAGCTAGGGAGGAGGCGGCGCGTCagtgggaggaagaggagcgaaaaaggagggaggaggagcagAAAAAGAAAGCTGAAGAGGAGGCGCAGGCAGCCTCCAGAGTGACGCTTTACAAAGCGCTGTACTCCTTCGCAGCTCGCAACAAGGACGAGCTGAGCATCGACGCCGACTGCCTCATCGAG GTGGACGAGCAGACGGTGGGCGAGCCGGGCTGGCTGTACGGCAGTTACCGTGGAAACAAGGGCTGGTTCCCTCACAGCTACGCCGAGAAACACCGCGAGACGGGCCCCTCGTCGCCTGGATCGACTTCCTGTCCTCCTATGCTTCCTGTCTCCAG AGTCCGAGATGGCCAATTAACAGGCGACAATGGAGTTCCTCCCCTCCAATCAGACACGTCGCAG TTTCAAGCTCCTGTCCTGACTCGGGTCATGTCCCCCTGGTTGCCCACCACCACTGAACCAAACCTCAACCTCCCATTCAGCGAGGGTGAAATCTGCACAGA CACGGAAACACTGGACGGAGGCGACAGTGTTCAACTCGAAG AGTATGTGGCGCTGTACACTTACGAGAGCCCTGAAGCGGGCGACCTCACCTTCGAGGAGGGCGACGTGGTGGTGGTGACGGAGCGAGAAGGGGAGTGGTGGCGAGGGTGCATCGGCGACCAGACCGGCGTGTTCCCGTCCAACTATGTGAGGCCTGTGGAGTCAGAG GTGTCAAGAGCTGGTGGGCCAACCAAGAAGCCTG AGATCGCTCAGGCCGTCGCTGCCGCTGCCGCCGTTGCCCCAACGATACATCAGCTCCATCTGTCGCCCGGACAACTTATCGTGGTCCTGGCCAAGAACTCAACCGGCTGGTGGCTGGGAGAACTGCAG GCTCGTGGCAAGAAGCGTCCGAGAGGCTGGGTTCAGTCCTCCCACGTCAAGCTGCTCGGACCCTCCAGCAACAAGTCGTCCCCCTCACCTCTGCCAG TATGCCAAGTAATCGCCATGTACGACTACACGGCGGCCAATCCTGACGAGCTGAGCTTTTCCAAAGGCCAGCTCATCAACGTCTTAGACAAGACCAACCCGGATTGGTGGAAAGGGGAGACCGACGGCGTTACGGGCCTGCTGCCCACCAACTACGTCAAGATGACCACCGAGTCTGACCCCAGTCAGCAAT GGTGCGCGGACCTGATGACCCTGGACACGATGAGCCCGCAGGAAAGGAAGAGGCAGGGTTACATCCATGAGCTCATCCACACCGAGGAGACCTACGTGAACGACCTGGAGCTGGTGCTGGAG GTTTTCTACAAGCCTATGACAGAATCGGGTCGGCTAACAGAAGCGGAGATGGCCGTCATCTTTGTCAACTGGCGAGAGCTCATCATGTGCAACAGCAAACTGCTCAA GGCGCTGCGTGTGCGCAAGAAGACGGGTGGCGACAACATGCCGGTGCAGCTGATCGGCGAGCTGCTTGCGTCGGAGCTGACGCACATGCAGCCTTACGTGCGCTTCTGCTCGTGCCAGCTCAACGCCGCCGCCCTTCTGCAGAGCAAAACGCACGAGCAGCCGGAATTCAAGGACTTCCTCAAA AAGATCGCCACAAACTACCGCTGTAAAGGAATGCCTCTGTCCAGCTTCCTCCTCAAGCCCATGCAGAGAATCACACGCTACCCTCTGCTCATCAAGAAC ATCCTGGAGCACACGCCCGACCACCATGCGGACCAGTCGCCCCTGAAGGAGGCTCTGGAGCGGGCCGAGGAGCTGTGCTCTCAGGTCAACGAGGGCGTGAGGGAGAAGGAGAACTCAGATCGCCTCGAGTGGATTCAGAGCCACGTGCAGTGCGATGGAGCCATCGAG CACTTGGTGTTTAACTCGCTCACCAATTGCCTCGGACCACGCAAGCTGCTCCACAGCGGTCGTCTGCACAAAACCAAGAGCAGCCGGGAATTATGGGCGTTCCTCTTCAACGATTTCCTGCTCCTGACGCAGGCCGCCAAATCGTTGTCCTCCTCCGGGGCCGACAAGCTTTTCAGCCCCAAGAGTAACATCCAGCTCAAGATGTACAAAACG CCGTTGTTCCTCAACGAGGTTTTGGTCAAAATGCCGCCGGACCCGTCGAGCGATGAGCCGCTATTCCTCGTCTCGCATATCGACCGTGTCTACTCGCTCAGGACAGACACATTGAATGAAAG GGCGGCATGGGTGCAGAAAATCAAAGTGGCGTCTGAGCTTTTCATCGATACGGAGAAGAAAAAACGGGAGAAGGCGTATCAAG CTCGCTCTCTGAAGATGAGCGGCATCGGCAGGCTACTTGTGACCGTTTCTGAGGCCCAAGAGCTCAAAGCTTGCAGGCCCAacg GCAAGAGCAACCCTTACTGCGAGCTGACCATGGGACCCCAGTGCTACACGTCACGAGCCGCAAGCAACACGCTAAACCCCAAATGGAACTTCAACTGCCAGTTCTTCGTCAAAGACCTCTACCAGGACGTCCTGTGCATCACCGTCTTTGAGAAGGACCAGTTCTCACCAGATG ACTTCCTGGGTCGCACTGAGGTTCCAGTGGCGACCATCAAGAAGGAAATGGAGAGCAAAGGCGCCGCCAGTCGTCGCCTGCTGCTCCACGAAGTTCCCACCGGGGAAGTCTGGGTCAAGCTGGACCTGCAGCTCTATGAGCCGACGGCCAAATGA